TCTTCCTTTCTAGGTttcagttttgttttttgtttttttttttatggttcaaTCTAATAAAATATCATATGTATAAATGGCTTGGAGCAATTTGATGTATCTATTATTTTCATGGCTATGAGTGTAGCATTGATTGCTGTACTTACATATTTCAGCTTAGCGCACACGCATGCTGCCAATTAAACATGCATATGTGGCCATAGAATATCACTTTCACCAAAGCTCCTTGCTTCTTAAGATTTAATTTCCTTCTTTGTCAGTGATAGAATTGTAATCTTGACAGACGGTTTAAGAATCCATgtaaatacatacatatttcTCTGTGTACAAGCCTGTGGATGTGAGTGTGTATGTAGGTCCATAATGTCTTTCTTAGTTGGAAGTTCTGATGGCCCAGTGGTTCTTCTGTAACAGAATTTGATCCTTGGTTCTTTTTGGGTGATAGGTATTTTTCCGCTTTAAGCCATCCTAACACCAGCTATTGGCAATGGGGAAGAATGAATTTCTCACGCCTAAAGCGATTGCCAATAGAATTAAGGCAAAGGGACTGCAGAAACTTCGGTGGTACTGTCAAATGTGCCAGAAGCAATGCCGGGATGAGAATGGGTTCAAGTGCCACTGTATGAGCGAGAGCCACCAGCGCCAAATGCAGGTCTTTGGGCAGAATCCTCACCGGATTATTGGTGGTTACTCTGAGGAGTTCGAGCAGGCATTCATGGAACATATGAAGCGGAGTCACCGTTTCAGCCGGGTGGCTGCCACGGTTGTTTATAATGAATACATTTCTGATCGGCATCACATTCACATGAACTCCACACAATGGGCCACCCTGACTGAATTTGTCAAGTACCTGGGGCGTACTGGGAAATGCAAAGTGGAAGAGACCCCTAAAGGTTGGTTTATGACATATATAGATCGAGAATCAGAGGAATATTTCAAGGAgaagcagaaaaacaaaaggttgAAATCAGAtgctgttgaagaagaaaaacaggagAAGGCCATAGCTAAACAGATAGAAAGGGCAGAGCAGTTGATGCCCAAAACCGATGACAACTCTTTGCCTGTTGAGCCCGTGAAATTAGAGCAAGCGGGCAAGGTTGTATTTTCGTTGGGTTCTTCAAAGTCAGGAGCTACTGAGCAGGCTGAAAGTTCACAGCCATCAAGCAGCATATTAGTCCCTGCTTTTGGTGATCAAGAAGATGACAAACAACCAAAAAAGGTGAAAACAGGTGGTATCTCTGCTCTGGATGAATTGATGAAAGAGCAGGAAAGCGTGAAGGAGAGGAGCAATAGGAAAGACTATTGGCTATCTGAAGGAATTGTGGTAAAGATCATGAGTAAGGCACTGGCAGAAAAGGGTTACTACAAACAAAAAGGGATTGTACAGAAGGTGATAGATAAGTATGTTGGAGAGATCAAAATGATTGACAATGGGCACCTACTAAGAGTGGACCAGCAGGAGCTGGAAACTGTGATTCCTCAAATTGGTGGTTTGGTACGAACTGTGAATGGTGCATATCGTGGATCAAATGCAAGATTGCTTGCAATTGACACTGCAAACTACTGTGCCAAAGTTCAAATAGAGAAGGGAATCTATGATGGAAGGATTCTACAAGCAATTGATTATGAAGATATTTGTAAAATTATGCAGTAGTATGTTTAGATTGTATGTGATTTCATTCCTGAAGAGCACAAATTGGGTGCTCAGGTGGATGTATCATGTTCAATTTTAACCTGAGAAGGCTGGGCTGCTTCCATATTTTGCCTTCATAATGTTGGTTTTTCCTATTCTGTTTCATCTTTTTTGATATGTGGAGTATACTGTTGCACTAGTTCGCCCTTCATGGACATTTCTATTTTGAATTTGACTGCTTCAAGCTACTGGAGGTTACAGTAACCTCGCCAATCTGTATATCATGATGATTATGGTAATTCCATGGTGATGACTAGCATAGATAGCTAATTGTCAGTTCATGCAAATTTGTGCTGTATATATTCCATACAATTGCCCGTTCAGGGACTGCTTCTGGTTTTGATTAGGGATATGTCAATGAAAGTCAGCTAATTTCTCTCTGATGATCGTTTTTACATGTGTTCAAAAGCTGTGATGTATTGCTATACACTTCTCGCTTACATGGTAGAGACCCGCAAGCTTGGATATAAGTTCCCTCTGCCCCATGTAACTGGGGGCTGTTTTTTGGcatccttccttgattttttattGGTCAGCAAATTTTAGGGTTTAGTATGGAGGTAAGCAACCGGGAAACCTGTGGACGTTTATGCCGTAAACCATGTCTCAGTGGCCATTTAAATCTTCTAGATTTATCAGATTTAATTAGGATCTGACTTTCTCTTCTATCCAGAACATTGGCATTTGGATTTCATATCGCCCTGGGGTCTGTGATTCAGTGATTAATTACACCTATAATCTTGGTGCCACGTGCTATGCATGGATATGAAATCTGAGAAGATCAAACACGTTGGAGCACTAGCCTGCAATATCCAAATACCAGATTTTTCACTTGTCttgtttgagtgaaaactgGCGTTAACCATGTTTTGCATGCAAATAAGTAGCTAGAGGATTCAGCAAAGAATATGAAGCTCAGgctttgaaaattatattttagaagTTTGAATGCAGTAGTGTGTTTTCATTTGGTAATTGTTATGCATAGAATtaatgttttttgttatttcaccATTTATTGTTTGTTGGTTAATTATACTATATACATTTGTTCCTCTACTAGTCTATACGGCAATACTGTTTCTActccatttttttccctttttggaATTAAGCAAGTATGTTCAGGACAAAGCAATCGTCGTCTCTAGTGAACCGTATTGCAAATTTACATATATTACTCAAGTGCTTGAGACTATTACATGCCCTTGATGAAAACATTGAGCAGATTTGATGATATAAACGATACTCAAATAGTTTATCATCCA
Above is a window of Nymphaea colorata isolate Beijing-Zhang1983 chromosome 8, ASM883128v2, whole genome shotgun sequence DNA encoding:
- the LOC116259093 gene encoding KIN17-like protein, with product MGKNEFLTPKAIANRIKAKGLQKLRWYCQMCQKQCRDENGFKCHCMSESHQRQMQVFGQNPHRIIGGYSEEFEQAFMEHMKRSHRFSRVAATVVYNEYISDRHHIHMNSTQWATLTEFVKYLGRTGKCKVEETPKGWFMTYIDRESEEYFKEKQKNKRLKSDAVEEEKQEKAIAKQIERAEQLMPKTDDNSLPVEPVKLEQAGKVVFSLGSSKSGATEQAESSQPSSSILVPAFGDQEDDKQPKKVKTGGISALDELMKEQESVKERSNRKDYWLSEGIVVKIMSKALAEKGYYKQKGIVQKVIDKYVGEIKMIDNGHLLRVDQQELETVIPQIGGLVRTVNGAYRGSNARLLAIDTANYCAKVQIEKGIYDGRILQAIDYEDICKIMQ